Proteins encoded within one genomic window of Sorex araneus isolate mSorAra2 chromosome 9, mSorAra2.pri, whole genome shotgun sequence:
- the ISCU gene encoding iron-sulfur cluster assembly enzyme ISCU, with protein MAAAGAGRLRRAASALLLGSPRLPARELSAPARLYHKKVVDHYENPRNVGSLDKTSKNVGTGLVGAPACGDVMKLQIQVDDKGKIVDARFKTFGCGSAIASSSLATEWVKGKTVEEALTIKNTDIAKELCLPPVKLHCSMLAEDAIKAALADYKLKQEPKKGEAEKK; from the exons ATGGCGGCGGCTGGAGCTGGCCGTCTGCGGCGGGCGGCGTCGGCCCTGCTGCTGGGCAGCCCGCGCCTGCCCGCCCGGGAGCTGTCCGCCCCGGCCCGGCTCTATCACAAGAAG GTTGTTGATCATTATGAAAACCCGAGAAACGTCGGCTCCCTGGACAAGACATCAAAAAATGTCGGGACTGGCTTGGTGGGGGCCCCAGCGTGCGGCGATGTGATGAAACTGCAG ATTCAGGTGGACGACAAGGGGAAGATCGTGGACGCCCGGTTCAAAACCTTTGGCTGTGGCTCAGCAATTGCCTCCAGCTCTCTCGCCACGGAGTGGGTGAAGGGGAAAACG GTGGAGGAAGCCCTGACTATCAAAAACACGGACATCGCCAAGGAACTCTGCCTGCCCCCCGTGAAACTGCACTGCTCCA TGCTGGCCGAGGACGCCATCAAAGCCGCCCTGGCCGATTACAAGCTGAAACAAGAGCCCAAGAAAGGAGAGGCCGAGAAGAAATGA